A genomic region of Anopheles coustani chromosome 3, idAnoCousDA_361_x.2, whole genome shotgun sequence contains the following coding sequences:
- the LOC131260666 gene encoding BRCA1-associated protein, with protein sequence MSVLVSVCLLKIELVADGSNSQSSDMLGPTESASAYDDAATGGSIVGDEVAGAVSNEHPNNPRLQREMRGQRKPKKIIIESYRNRLMDGAPADEYRGILPKSSREQTPMDELPPSATEFPGEINFFSGNPFVEVTKGILHLFKRNERADMTEGGVSQTLCLIAVPSSLNCHDILNFIAPCHQQIQHVRILRDGSPNQFMVLLEFRCTDGAIEFYKTFNGAPYNSLEPDSLCHAVWVSTVEWGLDGNCIAPPGHTELPTCPVCLERMDESVDGVLTILCNHTFHAGCLIKWCDSTCPVCRCIQTPELSEQSVCMECEGTEALWICLICGHIGCGRYQGGHAASHYRVTNHTYALQLGTNRVWDYAGDNFVHRLLQSKSDGKLVATQSPGGADGDEKIDSMQLEFTYLLTSQLDAQRDYYEERLSRLEAIIGGERQKLQSENDQGKKKCAALEAKLQGLTKEKNNLEKKVTQLSSKLNTVVEELAEEKQFGKTLQSNQTSWQEKFAELEKKCTEKEQEIVDLKEQVRDLMFYMEAQNTIAGSELKSELVDGTVILPANEASPGTGGNNNPSSSGSNGKSSAKRRQRKK encoded by the exons ATGTCTGTACTGGTTTCTGTATGCTTGCTCAAGATTGAATTAGTCGCCGACGGAAGCAACAGTCAATCGTCCGATATGTTGGGACCGACGGAATCCGCATCCGCCTACGATGACGCAGCAACAGGAGGCAGCATTGTTGGCGACG AGGTAGCCGGAGCGGTATCCAACGAACATCCCAACAATCCACGGTTGCAGCGAGAGATGCGAGGCCAGCGTAAAccgaagaaaattattatcgAAAGCTACCGTAACCGGTTGATGGATGGCGCCCCAGCCGATGAATACCGGGGCATTCTGCCTAAAAGTTCGCGCGAGCAAACTCCGATGGACGAGTTGCCACCGTCGGCCACGGAGTTCCCGGGAGAGATCAACTTCTTCTCTGGGAATCCATTTGTCGAAGTTACCAAAGGCATTCTTCATTTGTTCAAACGGAA TGAACGGGCAGATATGACGGAAGGTGGTGTTTCGCAAACACTCTGTCTGATTGCTGTACCATCGTCGTTGAACTGCCATGACATACTCAATTTTATCGCTCCCTGCCACCAGCAGATACAACACGTCCGCATCCTGCGCGATGGTTCACCGAATCAGTTCATGGTGTTGCTAGAGTTCCGCTGTACCGATGGAGCGATCGAGTTTTATAAAACTTTCAATGGGGCACCATACAATAGTCTCGAGCCAGACTCGCTCTGCCATGCCGTGTGGGTTTCGACCGTCGAATGGGGACTGGATGGAAACTGCATCGCACCGCCGGGCCACACGGAACTGCCGACGTGCCCCGTGTGCCTGGAGCGCATGGACGAAAGTGTGGACGGTGTGCTGACGATCCTGTGCAACCACACATTCCACGCCGGATGTTTGATCAAGTGGTGCGACTCAACGTGTCCCGTGTGTCGCTGCATCCAAACGCCGGAGCTGTCCGAACAATCGGTCTGCATGGAGTGTGAAGGCACCGAAGCTCTCTGGATCTGCCTCATCTGCGGACACATCGGATGCGGTCGCTACCAGGGAggccatgctgcatcccactATCGGGTGACCAATCATACCTACGCCCTGCAGCTCGGCACCAACCGAGTATGGGACTACGCCGGTGATAACTTTGTGCACCGGCTATTGCAAAGCAAATCGGATGGCAAGCTTGTGGCCACCCAGTCGCCCGGTGGAGCTGATGGGGACGAAAAGATTGACTCGATGCAGCTGGAGTTTACCTATCTGCTAACGTCGCAACTGGATGCGCAACGGGATTACTATGAGGAACGGTTGTCACGGCTGGAGGCAATCATTGGTGGCGAGCGACAGAAGCTGCAGTCGGAAAATGAccagggaaagaaaaaatgtgCCGCACTGGAGGCAAAACTACAGGGACTTacgaaggagaaaaataatctggaaaagaaagtaacGCAACTATCTTCAAA ATTAAACACCGTCGTCGAAGAACTGGCAGAGGAAAAGCAATTTGGGAAGACGTTACAATCGAACCAGACTTCCTGGCAGGAAAAGTTTGCTGAGCTCGAGAAAAAATGCACCGAAAAGGAGCAGGAAATCGTCGACCTAAAGGAGCAGGTGCGCGATCTCATGTTCTACATGGAAGCACAGAACACGATTGCCGGTTCCGAACTGAAGAGCGAGCTTGTGGATGGAACAGTGATACTTCCGGCGAACGAAGCGTCGCCGGGCACCGGCGGTAACAACAATCCCTCGAGCAGTGGCAGTAACGGGAAATCGTCGGCCAAGCGTCGccaacgaaaaaagtag
- the LOC131260259 gene encoding programmed cell death protein 7-like codes for MFPQHSGFPFDLTKPPPPIDDSFPHPTLLEQLRLSDELLVEEFVSSHTQNRSISVNAFKSNPSINIATYRTEVRKVLHALKALKHSKLVLEELQKTPVDENDTRWSDEVERIEHLKNGLDSKLKELEDLATVTSVANKLVVRRKKRAWKKRRNARLKKAREKQQTDRLRRLEEISRWETEWKARLEKERTAREELQAKTLILADVRRRKARAKRYLGRFEKTIQLHQQRQGETLARDPVDDTRERFRRNVDALIAEWKIKLTDCIKEERLLKDELARRSAGNESRRRDNRWRKALFGDAAAAIGGRRTDGYDLLGVRWTWDSYAVPIDPTGVSTESKPGYPVPTGWVFPSEHPLPDWAIYREPTKSKPEKT; via the coding sequence ATGTTTCCCCAACATTCAGGCTTTCCGTTCGACTTAACAAAACCACCGCCGCCGATCGATGATTCTTTTCCACATCCAACACTTTTAGAACAGCTAAGACTATCGGATGAACTTCTCGTGGAAGAGTTTGTGTCCTCTCATACGCAAAACCGGTCAATCTCAGTTAACGCATTCAAATCCAACCCATCCATCAATATTGCAACCTACCGTACCGAGGTTCGCAAAGTACTGCACGCGTTGAAAGCATTGAAACATTCCAAGTTGGTGCTCGAAGAACTACAAAAAACGCCAGTAGACGAAAACGACACAAGGTGGAGTGATGAAGTCGAACGTATAGAACATCTTAAAAATGGCCTTGATAGCAAACTTAAAGAGCTCGAGGATTTGGCAACAGTAACATCGGTTGCTAATAAACTGGTAGTACGGCGCAAGAAACGAGCATGGAAAAAGCGAAGGAATGCTAGATTAAAAAAGGCGCGAGAGAAACAACAAACGGATCGTTTACGGCGACTAGAGGAAATTTCTCGCTGGGAAACCGAATGGAAAGCTCGATTGGAAAAAGAACGGACAGCCCGCGAAGAGCTGCAGGCAAAAACGCTTATCTTAGCCGATGTCCGACGACGAAAAGCTCGAGCAAAGCGGTATTTAGGTCGGTTCGAGAAGACTATTCAACTACACCAACAAAGGCAAGGAGAAACGTTAGCAAGGGATCCGGTTGATGATACCAGGGAGCGTTTTCGGAGGAATGTAGATGCACTGATTGCAGAATGGAAAATCAAGCTGACCGATTGCATCAAGGAGGAAAGACTACTGAAAGATGAGTTAGCTCGCCGGTCCGCTGGTAATGAGAGCCGTCGGAGGGATAATCGATGGCGGAAGGCACTTTTCGGCGATGCTGCTGCAGCGATCGGTGGCCGACGAACGGATGGATATGATCTGCTTGGCGTTAGATGGACTTGGGACTCGTACGCTGTGCCGATCGATCCCACTGGCGTTTCAACGGAATCGAAACCAGGTTATCCCGTTCCGACTGGTTGGGTGTTCCCTTCGGAACATCCGCTACCCGACTGGGCGATTTATAGAGAGCCAACAAAGAGCAAACCCGAGAAGACGTAA
- the LOC131260667 gene encoding deoxyhypusine hydroxylase produces the protein MVKIKDSAVDAIGEVLNNRDRPLKERFRALFALRNIGGDRALDAIGRCFEDDSALLKHELAYCLGQMQDVRAIPILTKVLADVQQEPMVRHEAAEALGAIGDNSVEATLLAYCKDPVVEVAETCEIALERVRWLKENKDQEPALEDDNPYASIDPTPPAPPTSVDELRRTLLDESATLFHRYRAMFSLRNLRTEEATLALASGLKGKSALFRHEVAFVLGQLQQECSIPFLVENLRDPLENEMVRHECAEALGAIATEECTRVLNEYLKDEKRVVKESCEVALDMSEYENSAEFQYADTLLKVNDD, from the coding sequence ATGGTGAAGATAAAAGACAGCGCAGTGGACGCTATAGGCGAGGTGCTCAACAATCGCGACCGTCCGTTGAAGGAGCGATTCAGGGCCCTGTTCGCACTGCGGAACATTGGCGGCGATCGTGCACTCGATGCCATCGGCCGGTGTTTCGAGGACGATTCGGCCCTGCTGAAACACGAGCTAGCCTACTGCCTCGGACAGATGCAAGACGTGCGAGCTATCCCCATTCTGACGAAGGTTCTGGCCGACGTGCAACAGGAACCGATGGTGCGGCATGAAGCGGCCGAAGCGCTTGGTGCGATCGGGGATAATTCAGTCGAGGCAACGCTTCTCGCGTACTGCAAGGACCCCGTGGTTGAGGTGGCAGAGACCTGCGAAATCGCTCTGGAGCGTGTGCGATggttgaaggaaaataaagatcAAGAGCCCGCCCTGGAGGATGACAATCCGTACGCCTCTATTGACCCAACCCCACCAGCACCCCCCACAAGTGTAGACGAACTTCGGCGAACTCTGTTGGATGAATCGGCAACCCTCTTTCACCGTTATCGGGCCATGTTTTCTCTGCGCAATCTTCGTACCGAAGAGGCTACGCTCGCCCTGGCAAGTGGATTGAAGGGAAAGAGTGCCCTCTTCCGGCATGAGGTGGCCTTCGTACTGGGACAGCTGCAGCAAGAGTGTAGCATACCGTTTCTGGTTGAAAACCTGCGCGATCCGCTGGAGAATGAAATGGTGCGCCACGAATGTGCGGAGGCACTCGGAGCAATTGCCACCGAAGAGTGTACCCGCGTGCTGAATGAATATTTGAAAGACGAGAAACGGGTTGTGAAGGAGAGCTGCGAAGTTGCGTTGGACATGAGCGAGTACGAAAACAGTGCCGAGTTCCAGTATGCCGACACACTACTGAAGGTTAATGATGATTGA
- the LOC131260258 gene encoding protein AF-9, translating to MSVKIYFEIGHVAAVKSRPTAEGYTHDWELFVRGLDDNDISHYIDKVVFNLHESFPKPKRVFKEPPYLVKEAGYAGFILPVEIYFKNRDDPKKAVYNYDLDLTPVKNQREEYVFHSPSDEFRRKLLKGGGFVLSGSGGQGNTSGTNDYKTNRGGHGGGGGGGGTERSSSSSSSQDKKSKSKSSTVDDTKGQFAELFGSPFSHKTGGSGGGSKVSPDPKLQSSSSGSRKTSPPGGGPGGGGSSKGGQSSQKISGDSRSIPNSSSSSMSKESSKDKATSSSTSSSSSKHKHSSPNKESKKSSNSIPSSGGGGGGGIGEEKHNKEKKDKSHSKERDKSGKEKSTNSSSGNSSAAGINTTQSLSHSGGSGSSNSVSMKRPGGSVATNNSNTSSNISNSSTNSNNPTVPTSGSSSSSSHPTGSSTGVQSGGLKTSDAGGQKRGSSEKEKKSSKKEKKSYEKEKDRTVDASSSGQRKVDRSGDVKGNAPQSSSASGQQQQMGFSKGGDVPPGGSTKSSSASSAGNKSHPSSEGGQQTQKDIGGKSSASSNSNASGSSGYLKEKKIHGSVESMRQDPTLNTSSGATGPPLSSQKTGEKSDKLDRDKDEARKHKHKKKDKSKDKEKDRTSAGKEKKERKEKDKAVASGSGSGSGSKGSSFSTPTREANDALPSKASKQHASGNEPAVKTTGHDRDKSQHGFNTGGVGGGGSVARHQQQPSAKSTTPMAALIGEISGEDNSNDSDERTGDGDSRAPSTIANEKDSEASNSSIADMLGTNSMAPGQQRPPSTTSSSTTASSVRDSTEKYHHHKSKKEKALSRAAASSAPAQPLSPVVSDTKDAPPAASSSRSSGKRKRKNKDTEGPEKIAPRDSTVPEMATREGRSLSPPSPPAGTASGSSLMEPPAKVPKKDDSYGGAPGPGKLPDTSDHTNNNNAINNNNIRHSVGSGGSTAGGDDSSSGNSTYFGLNSIPPSIAGSGGGSSSLSAGVSSSLLNSSISNAALSSGVGGTGTGSSAANSLTGDYMSELKDLQHKIMTLQDNSELQRVVEMIAATGCYEITSATFDFDLCALDRLTVQRLQDFFATS from the exons ATGTCGGTGAAGATATATTTTGAAATTGGACACGTGGCTGCCGTCAAGAGTCGTCCGACGGCGGAGGGATACACGCACGATTGGGAGCTGTTCGTGCGTGGACTGGACGACAATGATATCAGCCACTACATCGACAAGGTGGTTTTCAACCTGCACGAATCGTTCCCGAAACCGAAGCGAG tcTTCAAAGAGCCACCATACCTGGTAAAAGAAGCCGGTTATGCCGGATTTATTCTTCCCGTGGAGATCTACTTCAAGAATCGTGATGATCCAAAAAAGGCGGTGTATAATTACGATCTGGACCTGACACCGGTCAAGAATCAGCGTGAGGAGTATGTCTTCCACAGTCCCTCCGATGAGTTTCGCCGGAAGCTACTGAAAGGTGGCGGCTTCGTGCTGTCGGGCAGTGGAGGCCAGGGCAACACCAGTGGCACCAATGACTATAAAACCAATCGAGGAGGgcacggtggcggtggtgggggtggtggaACCGAACGATCATCTTCCAGCAGTTCGTCGCAGGATAAAAAGTCTAAATCGAAATCGTCCACCGTCGACGACACGAAAGGTCAGTTTGCGGAGTTGTTCGGGTCACCTTTTTCACACAAAACTGGCGGCAGTGGAGGCGGCAGTAAGGTGTCACCAGATCCGAAGCTTCAGTCGTCCAGTTCCGGCTCGCGAAAAACTTCACCACCTGGCGGTGGTCCAGGCGGTGGTGGCAGTAGCAAAGGAGGCCAGTCAAGTCAAAAGATTTCCGGCGACTCACGATCGATACCCAACTCTTCTTCCTCGTCCATGTCGAAAGAGTCGTCGAAGGACAAAGCTACATCGTCCTCCACCTCCTCGTCCTCTTCGAAGCACAAACACTCGAGCCCGAACAAGGAAAGCAAAAAGTCCTCAAACTCAATCCCGTCGtctggtggtggaggtggcggcGGTATCGGAGAGGAGAAAcataataaagaaaagaaggatAAAAGCCACTCGAAAGAGCGCGACAAAAGTGGCAAGGAAAAATCAACGAACAGTAGTAGCGGCAATTCGAGTGCGGCCGGCATAAACACAACGCAATCTCTATCGCATTCCGGCGGTTCCGGCAGCTCAAACTCCGTCTCGATGAAGCGACCCGGCGGTAGTGTCGCGACCAACAATAGCAATACTAGCAGTAACATTAGCAATAGTAGTACTAATAGTAATAACCCGACAGTTCCTACTAgtggtagcagcagcagcagcagccatccGACCGGATCATCCACCGGTGTACAGTCCGGGGGACTGAAAACTTCCGACGCTGGAGGACAGAAGCGTGGCAGCAgtgagaaggaaaagaagagcagtaaaaaagagaagaaaagctacgaaaaggaaaaagaccGAACGGTAGACGCTAGCTCTTCCGGTCAACGAAAGGTCGATCGTTCTGGGGATGTAAAGGGCAACGCACCCCAATCCAGTTCGGCAtctggccagcagcagcagatgggCTTCTCGAAGGGGGGTGACGTACCACCCGGTGGTAGCACAAAGTCATCATCCGCCTCTTCAGCTGGCAATAAAAGCCATCCATCGAGCGAGGGGGGACAGCAGACGCAGAAAGACATTGGTGGAAAATCGTCCGCAAGCTCAAATTCAAACGCATCGGGCAGTAGTGGTTACTTAAAGGAGAAAAAGATACACGGTTCCGTAGAATCGATGCGGCAAGACCCAACTTTAAACACGTCCTCAGGTGCCACTGGACCTCCACTTTCGTCGCAGAAGACAGGGGAAAAGAGTGATAAGCTCGATCGCGACAAGGACGAAGCGCGCAAGCACAAGCACAAAAAGAAGGACAAGTCGAAGGATAAGGAAAAAGATCGGACATCGGCgggaaaggagaaaaaggaGCGCAAGGAGAAGGATAAAGCGGTGGCCAGTGGCAGTGGCAGTGGCAGTGGAAGCAAGGGAAGTAGCTTTTCGACACCTACCCGTGAAGCGAACGATGCTCTTCCATCGAAAGCATCGAAACAGCACGCTAGCGGAAATGAACCTGCAGTGAAAACAACTGGTCACGATCGGGACAAAAGTCAACATGGATTCAATAcaggtggtgttggtggtggtggtagtgttgCTCGACACCAGCAACAACCCTCGGCGAAATCAACGACTCCTATGGCAGCTCTAATCGGAGAGATAAGCGGGGAGGATAATTCAAACGATTCCGACGAACGCACCGGGGACGGAGACAGTCGTGCACCTTCGACAATTGCGAACGAAAAGGACTCGGAAGCTTCCAACAGTAGCATAGCGGACATGCTAGGCACGAATAGTATGGCACCGGGTCAGCAAAGGCCACCGTCAACAACTTCATCCAGTACGACGGCTTCATCGGTACGGGATTCAACGGAAAAGTACCACCATCATAagagcaaaaaggaaaaagcctTATCACGAGCAGCAGCCTCTTCCGCCCCCGCTCAACCATTATCGCCGGTCGTGTCGGACACAAAAGACGCGCCCCCAGCAGCATCATCCTCCCGCTCGTCAGGAaagcgaaagcgaaagaaCAAAGACACAGAGGGACCTGAAAAAATTGCACCGAGAGATTCCACGGTACCGGAAATGGCTACGAGGGAAGGGCGAAGTCTGTCACCTCCTTCGCCACCTGCCGGAACTGCGTCTGGATCGAGCCTGATGGAACCACCGGCCAAGGTACCGAAAAAGGACGATTCCTACGGCGGTGCCCCCGGGCCTGGGAAACTACCGGATACGTCCGACCAcacgaacaacaacaatgcCATTAATAATAACAACATCAGGCACTCGGTTGGTAGTGGTGGCAGTACGGCAGGAGGAGATGACAGCAGCAGTGGAAATAGTACATACTTTGGGCTCAACAGTATCCCTCCATCGATCGCTGGTTCTGGTGGAGGAAGCTCATCGCTTTCCGCTGGTGTTAGTAGCTCATTGCTCAACTCTAGTATTAGTAACGCCGCGCTCTCCTCCGGTGTTGGTGGCACGGGTACGGGAAGTTCAGCCGCCAACTCTCTCACCGGAGACTACATGTCCGAGCTGAAGGATCTGCAGCACAAGATTATGACGCTCCAGGACAACAGCGAGCTGCAGCGGGTGGTAGAGATGATAGCGGCCACTGGGTGCTACGAGATAACGAGCGCCACCTTCGACTTTGACCTGTGTGCCCTGGACCGGCTGACGGTGCAACGGCTGCAGGATTTTTTTGCCACCTCCTGA
- the LOC131260822 gene encoding cytochrome c oxidase assembly protein COX16 homolog, mitochondrial gives MNSLQQKFIYYSKRKSFRYGVPFLLLMVGGSFGLQQFAQLRYTFSKKGSLTRQEAEKYGINMKRTEEVTLEGEYEKIKQLDIDQWENVRGPRPWEETSPPTTDPKPTGSNH, from the exons ATGAACAGCCTGCAACAGAAATTTATCTACTATAGCAAACGAAAATCATTCCGATATGGCGTACCATTTTTGCTTCTAATGGTAGGCGGGTCTTTCGGACTGCAACAGTTTGCACAGCTCAG GTACACGTTCTCCAAAAAAGGTTCCCTCACCCGGCAGGAGGCAGAAAAGTACGGCATAAATATGAAACGCACGGAAGAGGTCACCCTAGAGGGAGAGTATGAAAAGATCAAACAACTAGACATCGATCAGTGGGAAAATGTTCGTGGACCACGGCCGTGGGAGGAAACAAGTCCTCCGACGACGGATCCGAAACCGACCGGTAGCAATCACTAG
- the LOC131260260 gene encoding tubulin-specific chaperone A — translation MSDPRLRQLTIKTGVVKRLSKEKVVYEKEVITEQNRIEKLKAAGSDDHVLRKQEEVLQESMMMIPDCQRRLAKAHEELAEMLKNEEELKETEQYQNALAVLEDAKVNLPQKITA, via the exons ATGTCGGACCCTCGCCTGCGCCAGTTGACCATCAAAACAGGTGTAGTGAAGCGGCTGTCGAAGGAAAAGGTGGTGTACGAGAAGGAAGTCATCACGGAGCAAAACCGTATCGAAAAGCTGAAAGCGGCCGGCTCGGACGACCATGTCCTCCGGAAGCAGGAAGAAGTGCTGCAGgaatcgatgatgatgatacccGACTGCCAGCGACG GTTGGCCAAAGCACATGAGGAGCTGGCGGAAATGCTGAAGAACGAGGAAGAGCTCAAGGAAACGGAACAGTATCAAAATGCGCTGGCAGTGCTGGAGGATGCGAAAGTGAATTTGCCCCAAAAGATAACCGCTTAG